In the genome of Nicoliella spurrieriana, the window ACCAGTGGGCGCCTTCGTTGAATCATCCGCCGGAATTGCCGTGGGTGGTCGTTCAGGATTCACAGTTATCGTTACTGGGATTTTGTTCATTCTCGGAACCTTCTTCTCACCATTGTTGGGTGTGATTACCGATCAAGTAACTGCTCCAGCATTGATTATTATCGGAATCTTAATGGCCCGTTCACTTAAGAGCGTTCATTGGGAAAAATTCGAAATTGCTGCTCCAGCATTCTTAATTATGTTAGGAATGCCCCTGACCTACAGTATTTCAGATGGGATTGCCCTTGGGTTCGTTATCTACCCAATCACAATGCTAGCTGCAAAACGGGGGAAGGAAGTTAACCCAATTATGTACGTGTTAGGGGTTATTTTCCTAATCTTCTTCTGGGTCTTAAATGAATAATTAGCTTAATTAAAAAAACCACAATGGAAGATAGTTCCATTGTGGTTTTTAATTTGCTCATTGTAAAATGAACTACCCATCAATTTTTATACTCATGGTGAAAATATTATTAAATAATTCTAAAGAAGATTGTTAAAAGTTAATCTTTTATGTATACTACAAAGCGTAATGAATTTTGGTAAACCTAAAAAATATGATTATTAGCAGCTAAAAAGCTAATCAATCTAGTTACCCCTGTAGCAAAACACAAAGGAGTGCTTTTAATGCTTAATGTTAGGAATCTATCCGTTTCCTACGGTGACACACCAGTCTTTTCCGATTTATCAATCGCAATTGAAGCTGGCAAAATCACCGGAATCATCGGCCCCAATGGTGCCGGTAAGTCAACCTTTATCAAGGCAATGTTAGGGTTGATCAAGTCCCAGTCAGGAACTAGCGAGTACGATGGCCAACCAGTTAAGGCCATCCAAAAGAAAATTGCCTATGTTGAACAACGAAAGGAAATCGACTTAACGTTCCCAATTAGTGTGTTTGACGTCGTATTAACTGGTAGCTATGCGAAAGTCGGCCTATTCAATAGCCCCGGCAAAGCAGAAAAAGCAGCCGCAATGGAGGCATTAGCAAAGGTTAAGATGACCGGATTTGCAAACCGCCAAATCGGTAACCTATCTGGTGGACAGCTCCAACGGGTCTTCGTGGCCCGTGCAATTCTGCAAGATGCAGATATTGTAATTTTAGATGAACCGTTCGTTGGGATTGATCTGCAAAGTGAAAATTCAATTATGCAAATTTTAAAGCAATGGCGAAATGAAAATAAGACCATCTTAGTTGTTCACCATGACTTAAATAAGGTCAACAGCTATTTCGATAATTTAATCATCATGAATCACGGCATCGTAGCTAGCGGAGCAACTGATCAAGTTTACAATTCCACCAATATTAGTAAGGCATTTAGTGCTGATCTATCCTCCGTATTGTTTAATCAAAAGGAGGCTCAATAATGAAAATTGCTGAATTTATCTCTGCTTTAGGAAAGTATGATTTCCTCCAAAGCGCCCTAATTACCGCCATCATGGTCGGAATTATGTCTGGAATCATTGGAAGTTTTATTATCCTGCGGGGAATGTCACTAATGGGGGATGCAATTTCACATTCGATTCTACCAGGGGTCGCAGTGGCTTACATGCTAGGAATTAACCTCCTCTTAGGCGCATCGTTCTTCGGGGTCTTAGCCGCCCTTTTAATTGGGTTCGTCTCCACCAGAAGTAAGATCAAGGTCGACACCTCGATTGGAGTCGTGTTCAGTTCGTTCTATGCATTAGGATTTATCCTGATTTCGTTAACCGAAAGTTCAACAAATTTGCACCACATCCTATTCGGGAACATCCTAGCAGTTAGTAACTCCGATATGATGACCACCGCAGTGGTGCTAGCCGTTGTCATTCTTTTCGTGACCATTGGCTACAAAGAATTATTAATTACTTCATTTGATGAAACATTCGCTAAAACGTATGGGCTAAATACCCAGCTAATTCACTATTCATTGATGTTAGTATTAACATTGGTTACGGTATCTGCACTGCAAACGGTGGGAATCATCCTAGTGGTTGCAATGCTAATTACTCCAGCGGCGACCGCATTCTTCTGGACTAACCGACTATCATTAATGCTAGTCCTATCAGCCATCTTCGGAACGGTCGCATCGATCATCGGACTCTACCTGAGTTACACATTCAACTGGGCTTCCGGGCCTGCAATCGTGGTGATGGCAGCAATTATGTTTGCAATCTCATTCATTTTCTCACCCAAGCAAAACTTAATCCACTTTAAAAAATAATCCTGGAAAGAGGTCCCAAAATGAAAAAAATTATCGCAGCAGTTGCCGCAGCAATCGTCATTATCGGTGGTGTCTTTTTATTCATCAACCAACGGGGAAGTCATAAATCGACATCCAATGAAAATGGCGATAAACGGCTGAGCGTAGTCACTACCAACTCAATTTTAGAAAACATGGTTGAAAACATTGGTAAGGATCGCATCAATGTTTATAGTATGGTGAAACGGGGAACTGACCCCCATGAATACGAGCCACGGCCCGAAGATATCTCAAAAACCACCAACGCCGATGTCGTTTTCTATAACGGGTTAAATCTAGAAACCGGTGGAAATGGTTGGTTCAAAGAATTAGTTAACACCGCCCACAAGAAGTTTGGCAAGCAAGTTTTTGCCGCCAGTGAAGGTGTAAAGCCATTACACCTTACTACCAATAAAAATGAAGTTGACCCCCACGCATGGTTAGACCTCTCTAACGGAATTCAATACGTTAAGACAATGACGAAGGTCTTGAAGGAAAAGGATCCAAAGAACGCCAGTTACTTCCAAAAGAATGCTGATGCATACATTGCAAAGCTATCCAAGTTAAATCAGGATGCTAAGTCTAAATTCCTGGACATTCCAGCTAAACAACGGGTCCTAGTAACTTCCGAAGGGGCCTTCAAATACTTCTCAAAGGCCTACCACGTGAAACCAGTTTACATCTGGGAAATCAATACTGAGTCCCAAGGAACGCCAGAACAAATGAAGCGCGTCCTTGCAGCCATTAGCAAGTATGACGTTAAACACCTTTTCGTTGAATCATCAGTTTCACCTAAATCAATGGATAAGGTCTCATCAGAAACCGGCATTAAGATCTATTCAAAGATCTTTACCGACTCCCTTGCAAAGAAGGGCACTCCAGGTGACACCTACTATTCAATGATGAAGTGGAACTTAGATAAGATTCATGATGGATTGGCTAAGTAGTTATAGTCATCATATACAGAGTTTATAAGAACAATAGCATGAACTTAAAATTACAAATATTTAGCTAATCAAAAAGCGTAGTTCGAAAAAGATTCATTTTCGAACTACGCTTTTTACTATTTTGATTTTAATAAGATTGCGATGGACTTCATTTTATTTTTGTATGCAACCAATAACTGATCATAATCCCGTTTGTGGTTTCGCTTTGATTTGTTTTTATTAATTGCTCGTCTTAATTTGTTAGCTGCTTTTTCCATTCTTCTTAATTTATTATCATTGACTTTAAAGCTTTTAGTAAACTGTTTCGCTTTAATATTCAAATTACTTAATTCGCTTTTAAAAGAATTGAGTGCATTTTTTAAATTATCAATTTTCTGTTTTGCAGCATTTAAAGTTTGTTTCATTCTCACAATTTTATCATTAACATTGGGATTGGACCCATTGGAATCCCAATTATTAGCTTCTTGAATCGTAAATTGATTGACACGATTGAATTCAGCAACTGCATGATTTAATTCATTTTGATATTTTATAACAATCTTTTGCGCTCGAATTAATTCCGTATTAAAAGCCTTAATCGCCAACGGTTTTGCTTTATGCTGACGCGCCCGTTCAACATTCAACTTTGCATGATTTAATAATTGTTTTAAGTTAATAAGCTGATCATTAGATTGCCCTATTTCTGAATTATTAATAATCTTTTGTTGAATGTCGTTTTGCTTTGAATTTAAACGATTAATTAATGTAGCGTTATGATCATTATTACTAGCATTGGTAACTTTATCATTCATAACATCATTTTTAGAAATTGAGCTTGAATTATCATTAGTTGATGCATTCAATGAATTATTAGTAGTCGTCACCTCAGAACTATTAGCACTACTATTACTATTAAGATTAGCGATACTATTACTACTATTAGTGTTACTTATTGAATCATTAGCAATCGATTCCGTTGTTAATGAGCTGATAGCCAAAGATGCGCCATTATTTTCTGAACTGAATTGAGCTGGTTCCGTTACATTCATTACGTTAGCAGAACTAGCTGGTTCTGAAGCATAAGTAGCAACACTACTATTATTACTAGCAACACTACTGATTGCAGGAATGGCACTACTAGGTGGACGAACAGCAATCCCACGGTGCTGATCAACCATTTGTTTAGCCATTGGATTATTATATCCATAATGAGAATATATATAAATTTCAAATCCATCTAATCCTTCAAATGGAAATGGCGGCTGACTACTGGATTGGGAAGTGCTCGAGGTAGCTACGGAGGTTTGTGCAACTGATTCAGATGCGGTGGCTGTTGATGCAAATTCAGCAAATGAATCAGGAATCACAAACGCCTTAGCCACGGGTAGACTTAGTAGCTCAGCGTCATGATTTGAGACTAAATCACAAAAGGTAATTGTTGATGCAGCTACAATCATAGTTGTAACCCAATTCTTGCCAGATTTATATAATCGATAGCGTTCTTTTTTATCATTTTCATTCATATTATTTCACCTATAATCATTTATTTTTAAATTTCCAAATGAAAAAGCCCAATTATGAATATTTTTATAACTGGGCTTTTTTCATTTATTCAATATTATTAACGCGAAATTGGTACATTCGTATTCGTTGGATTCTGACCATCTTGGAATTCATCATTATTAACGGTATATAGTACCTTGTTGTTATTGGCATTTCCGTTAATTACCACCTTAGAGTTTGAAGCAGCTCCATCAATGGTATCCATCTTGATCATATTGTTGTTTCCACCCATGATTAATTCACGAGTAGCTTCAGATTCTTGTTCAGAAGTTAAGTGGTTTCCTTGTAATACATTGTTATCACCGGAAACATAGACATCCCCAATCTTCTTATCAAAACCACGTGGGTTATCCTTATTTCCACGAATATAGATTGAGTTATTGGACATTGTATTGTAGTTCCCAGTTAGGAACACTGCCCGACTGTAGTATGATTGAATGTTATTATTTGAAATATTAACATGGTCACCATCATTAACCTCAAGATTAGTAAATCCATCTGGATAGATGTTATTACCATTAATAGTTGCCGCGTATGGGTGATCTAACTTAACGGAAATTCCGCCTGGTTGAGCACCAATAAAGTTACTAGCAATCTTAGCTTGTTGGGATGAGCCTAACAGGTGCACCCCATTGGTTAATTCTGAAATCCAGTTATCGTGAATATCAGGAGTATCAGCACCACTTAACTTAATTCCATAGGTAGCGTTCTTCATCACAACATCATGAATCTTAATTCCATCGGAATCTTGTGGGCCACTAATTAGCGTTTGATCCCCACTACCACTTCCGAGCATATTAACGTGGTCAATTTCAATTCCGCTAATTCGTGGGGTTTGGTTAGCCACTCCAATTTGGATCCCAGTGGAATTATTAGCGTCCATGATTAACCGACTCCCACCACCGGGACTAACGGCAGTCTTATCGGGATCAATGGCTGAACGTAATCCTGAATTAATTCCCTTAATTCGAACGTGGTTATTATTAATTACCACCGGTGTCTTCAAATAGAAATCACCATTTGGAATTAATACGGTTCCACCAGATGATGGCATTTGTGAAATGATATTGTTAATAATGGCTCCAGAATCAACTGATGACTGCCCACTCTTAACCCCATAGTCAGTAATGTTGTAGTAAACATCGGATAGCGCATCCTTACCGTCTTTACCATCCTTGCCGTCCTTACCATCTTTACCGTTTTGACCATCAGCACCCTTGGCACCTTGGGCATTGCTGGCTCCAGCATCACCCTTAAGCCCTTGAATTCCTTGTGCGCCAGTGGCTCCGGTCGCACCAGTTGCGCCAGTCGCACCAGTATCACCCTTTGGACCCTGGGCACCAGTCGCTCCAGTTGCTCCTGTATCACCCTTTAGGCCCTGGGCGCCAGTAGCCCCGGTAGCTCCAGTAGCGCCCTTTTGACCCTGGGCACCAGTTGCTCCGGTGGCGCCGGTATCACCCTTTGGACCCTGAGCGCCAGTAGCACCAGTGGCGCCCTTTTGACCCTGAGCACCAGTTGCTCCAGTTGCTCCAGTGGCACCGGTCGCACCTCGTGCACCCGTAGCACCAGTTTTTCCACGATGGCCTCTAAGAATGGTTATATGTCCACTAGTCGCTTTTTTAGTCGACTTCTTCTTTTTATTAACCTTCTTAACAGCCTTTTTCTTACTATGTTTGGCTTTCTTATGAACTGCGGCACTAGCAGTATCTTCATTGCTATTCAAGTTAGCACCCAGTCCCAAAAGTGCAGTTGAGATCGCTAACGATGCAATTATTTTTCGCACATTATTCAATTTATGATTCCTCCATTTTATAAACCATGCATTTAAGTAGTGATGTGAAATAATAATTGAATGAGTATGGATTACTAATAAGAAACCGATTAAAATTAAAATTTACCATCATATCAAAACCATCATTAATTATATAAGGTTAATAATAGTTTTGATCACTTTAATCCAGGATAATGATTATATAATCATCCTATTACTTTTGCACAAATAATATAATAGCATATTTTTATGCAATTAGTACATTATTTTTTCAATAGTCATTAATTTAATTACATCTTCATAAATCAATATGATACTAACAATCCATTAGCGCACAAATAAATCACATAATACATTTAGTTGAATCATTATTAATCTACCTTCAATAAACAAAGTCAGATATCATTTCAATTTATCTTAGTTATTAAATGCATAAACACTATGGTTCAAAATTAGTTAAATTAGTTAATATCCCACCAGTATTTGATTTTACCAATAAAAAAGGACAAAATAACTTAATGTTAATTATAAATTAAATGGAGATGATTTTTTCATGCAACTCAAAATGACTGTAACTCTAGTTACCGCTGTTTTACTCCTTTCTGTCCCAGCTACCAGCAAAGTTAAAAAGAGCAAGCAAAATAGTGCTAAAACAAAGGTTACTTTCAAAAATAGTAGGGTTTCAGTAACCTACACTGAAAATGATCACAATAAAAAGGAACCCACGTACTCATTTAGCACTAAATACCAAAAATCTGGCAATCAATATAAATTAAAAAGCCACCATTGTCTAAATGACAATGGCGGCTTTTTAACTTATTCATTTAATTTAGCATCAATTTGGTTCAGGACCGCGGTTAAGTCCGCTGCGCTATTAACAAAATCGTATTGATCGCCATCAATTTTTAATTTAGGGCTAATATCATAATTTTGAAACCATTTCTGGTATGCCACTCGTAATTCTCGGTAGTAATCTAATAGTTCATCGGATTGTTCAAAATCGCGCCCCCGTTTTTTAATTCGTGCTAACTGGGTGTCTAAACTGACCTCAATATACACTAGCAAATCCGGGCGTTTCTTTTTCGCTGCAAATGGTAGTTCCTCCATCATGTTATCCAATAATTCATGATAAATCGCTGCCTCGGCATCGTTAATATTTCCCAACCGATGGTTTAAATCAGTAAACAACGCATCTTCATAGATTGAACGGTCTAAAACGTTGTTATCATCCCGTTGCGCTCGCTTAATCATTTCAAAACGCTTATTTAAAAAATAAATTTGTAATAAAAAACCGTATTTCTGTTTATCCTGATAAAACAATGGTAATACTGGATTATCCCCAACTGGTTCGTAGAACGCCTTCGTTCCAAGGTGCTTCGCTACCCGGGTAGTCAATGATGACTTCCCTGCGCCAATCGTTCCAGCTAATACAAGCATCGGCATAGGATCCCCCTTTTAATCGACCCAAATTAATTATCCAGCTGTTTAGCAAACCATGGACTCTTGGTAAACGCTAGAATATCATTTCCAATGTACAACATATAGGTTACAAATAGCACTGGTGATGCCCCACCCTGTGCTGCAGTGATCCCCCATAAAATAACTGATAAAATGCCCTGGGCAAACCAAAAATAATAGGTTTCCCGTTTCTTTAACGTGGTTAAAATCGCGCCCATGATTCCAGTTGTTGATGAAATCGAATCAATCAATGGCCGCGGACTGTCAGTAAGGTGAACCAACAGGGTATGCATAATCAAAACCACAACAACAAAGCCGAATACGTATGGTAACCAGTTTTTAATGGTCGTGGCAACACTATCGCCTCGCAGACCAGAAATTTTTTGTTCAGCATCTTGATTCCAACTAGGCATTAACAATACCGGAACATCTAATAATACGATATAGCTAAGTTGCATCACAATTTCCATGTAATTCTTGGCGGTAAATGCAACCGCAATTAATAAGATCGCACTAAGTAAGCCCAACCAACCGTTGACTGGTTTTGCATTATTAATTGCCAGTACACAGGTTAAACCTAGCGCACCAGCAATAAACGTTACAATACTAATCGTAGTCATCGGGCTACTTAGCGTTAATGCTAAGTTAAATCCTAACCCAAAGAATAATAGAATGTATGATTGGACATTCCAGCCCAACAATTGGCTCCATAGCCACTTACAATAATTCATTCAAAACGCTCCCAACACAATATATAGTACCTAAATAACTAAAAATATCTATATATAGTTATTTTAGTCGACTCGTTCTATTATATCCAAATTAGAATTGATTTCAATCTCGTTAATTAAACGATTGAATCGTAAACGTGTTATTTTTCAATTAGCAAATCCACGAAAGGACCCCTAGCCATAAGCATAAATAAAGGGGATGGCCACCCCATCCCCGTACTAAATTGCCATTCCGATTAAAGCTGCTAAGATTCCTAATAAAGTAGTTAAAATAAAGTATATCCCGGCCCATTGTGGATGTTTAATCTGCAGTTTGACCGTTTCATTCATGAACGTAGAGAACGTAGTATAGCCACCCAGAATCCCACTCCCGATTAGAAATGCGATGGATCCATCAGCAAGGTGGCCAGTTAATAAGCCTAGCAAAAACGCACCGGACACATTGATCACCACGGTAGCCAGCGGAAATTCCTTCCACCCCATGCGATTGCCAATTAATTCAATCATGCCATATCGAATGACCGCTCCAAACGCAGCGGCAAATCCCACAAGTACAATTTTGGTAATCATTATTTTTCACCCGCCTTTGCAATAACGTAATCAGCGAGTTTGACCCCAATTAATGCGAATATATATCCAAAAATCAAACTGATTGAAAGATACCAGAATGAATTAATTAGTGAAATTTTGAGCAGCTTCACAAAATCGACCGTAAACGTTGAAAAAGTAGTAAAGCTACCAATAAACCCCACGGTAATCCCACTTAAAACATCACTCGAAATATTCATCAATAGTGGCAGAGTACTAGCAATAAATGATAGTAAGAACGTCCCAATTAAATTAATTGCAATAATCATTGCAAAGTGTTGATTACCAGATAATAACGTTAACCACTCACGAAGTGCACCGCCTAAGAACCCAAAACAGATAATATAAATAATCCTACGCAACTAAATCGCCTTCCTTAGCTTTATTAATTTATCCTATCATAATTAAGTGATTATGCACTTTAGTTAAGAAATTCACAAAATAAAGTAAAAATATCATTTTTAATTTTTTATTCATGCAACCGGTTGTAATTTGCATAATTATATAAAAACAAATTAATTAATTATTAACATTTGTGAAACCATGAACTATCTTTGCTAATAAATCAACATTCACCCTTGCTTACTAGGTATTCCACTAATGTGATTTTATTCATTTATAAATTGAATTATCGTTATATTTATAAGAAATAATAGTTGATTATTTAACAATAATCATTAGTATTATAAGTGTAATCAAAAGTAACTAACTACTAACTAGTTGGTGTTAATTGGTTATTTCATATCAAATCGTTATTGAAAGCCTGATCATTTGATTGGGTTAAAAAATTTATTATATTTATAAAGGGGATATTTACACATGAAAGCATTAGTATTAACTGGTACTAAACAAATGGAAATCCAAGATTTGGATACTCCAACTCCAAAGCCTGACGAAGTTTTAGTTAAGACCGCATACGCAGGTATCTGTGGTACTGACGACGCATTATACAATGGTCTTCCAGGTTCAGCAGATGCTGTTCCTCCAATTGTTTTAGGACATGAAAACTCAGGGGTTGTTGAAGCCGTTGGTGCTAACGTTACCCAATTTAAGAAGGGTGACCGTGTTGCTGTTGACCCTAACATCTACTACCCTAAGGACAAGTACTTCCGTGTTGACCGTCCACAATTAGCTGAAGACTTATCAGCTGTTGGTGTTACTCGTGATGGTGGTTTGGAAGAATACTTCACTGCTCCTGAATCAGTTGTATACCACGTTCCAGCTAACCTTTCATTAAAGGCTGCTTGTTCTACTGAACCTGTATCATGTGGTGTTCACGGTGTTCGTCGTCTTAACTTACAACCACACTACAAGGCACTTGTTATGGGTGATGGTTACATGGGTCTATTATTCGTTGAATTATTAAAGGCTTACGGTGTTCAACACGTTGACTTAACTGGTCGTCATGATGACAAGTTAGCTGAAGAACAAAAGCTTACTGGTGCAGACCACGTTATCAACACTGAATCTGGTGACATTACTGAAGAATACGACATCGTTATTGAAGCCGTTGGTCGTCCAGAAACTCAAGAAAAGGCAATCGAAGTTGCAGGTAAGGGTGGTCAAATCCTTATGTTTGGTGTTGGTCGTCCAGATCAAACATTCACTGTTAACACTTACGAAGTATTCCAAAAGGAATTAGACATCAAGGGTTCATTCATTAACCCATACTCATTCGATGACTCCCTTGCATTAATGGCAAGTGGCAAAATTGATGTTGAACCACTTATCAAGAACGTTCTTCAACTTAACGAAGTTGTTGGTAAGCTTGATGGTTCTGACAAGCGCCCTGGTAAGTCAGTTGTTGAACTTGACGGTAGCTTGAAATAATTAATTTCTACGGAGGCATATAAAATGGCTTTACAAGATTACTTCACTGGACTTCAACACGTTGGAATCCCATCAAAAGACTTAGATAAAACAATTGCGTTTTACAAGAAGTTAGGCTTTGAAGAAGCTGGTTTGTTCCATAATGGTGAAAACCGTTGTGCGTTCATGAGATACAACAACTTAACCATTGAAACTTGGGAAGGTGACCCCGTTACTATGAAGAACGGTGCCATTAACCACTTTTCAATGAACTGTACTGACGTTGACAAGGCTTTCGAAGCTGCTAAGGCTGAAGGCTTTGACATGGTCAACGATGAAATCCAATCCATCCCTTCATTCTGGGATAATGGAATTCGGTTCTTTAACATCTTAGGACCAAACCATGAAACGATTGAATTCTGTCAAATTGTCTAGTTAAGACTTAAAAATAACCACGATGATTAAATCATCGTGGTTATTTTTTTATCTTTAGTAGTAAAAAAGCTTTGATCCTAAGAATTAGAATCAAGGCTTTTTTTAAATTTATTTAACTGCTTTAACGTAACTCTTATTAGATGTAAAGTGAGTCCCATTTGCACCCATTGCAATGGTCTTAGTCCCCCGTTGTTTAAACGATTTAACTGCAACCTTTGCGCCCTTCTTAAGGTGCTTAATCCGTTGATTAGCACTGTCATAAATGTAAATTCCATTCTTAGCAGTTACCTGAACCATCTTAACGTTCTTTGAAGAGTGGTAAACTTTTGTATTAATCTTTGGCTTTAACACCTTAATCGTAGTCGTTTTTTGCTTACTGATTGAGTGTTTATTAGCGGTCGTCAAGCTATTAGTCGTACTGTCACTAAATTTAGTGCTGGAACTAGCACTAGCAGCTACACTGGACTTTACGCTAGTTGAACTAGCGCTAGCACTTGAACTTGCGCTACTACTAGTTACTGAACTAGTACTGCTGCCATTCGAGGATGCAGAACTAACGCTACTACTAGCGCTAGAGGTGACATTAGATGAACTAGCAACGCTTGCTGATGAAACGATCGATGAGCCGACCGAATTAGCAGATGAAGCAGCACTACTGGAAACGGATTGCGAACTGCTTGCAGTGGAACCGCTGGCACCACTACCGACCCAAAATGACATTGATTTTCCACCATCTGGAATTACAGATGCATCAACATTTTGATTCAATGCCGTACTATGATAACTATCAGTAAATTGCCATAACCCATAAGTATATGATGGATTGGGTTCCCCCGCTCCGTATGATGCAACCCATAATGTATCATAATCGTCCTTAGCGTCACCAATGG includes:
- a CDS encoding GH25 family lysozyme; translated protein: MKKIRHVLTKAGLVLSTGIVTLGIVNVATLGKPNPTVKAAVSMNPAYDLSEWQKTMTDSQVQQLKKEASFVIIRVQYGSNYADKVYQNNIKLLDKYNVPYGVYSYSLYNSVAQAQGEAQTLYNRVPNARFYVNDLEQTNGMSTSTLNSATSAWADEMRTLTTRPIVLYSGLYFMSNTIGDAKDDYDTLWVASYGAGEPNPSYTYGLWQFTDSYHSTALNQNVDASVIPDGGKSMSFWVGSGASGSTASSSQSVSSSAASSANSVGSSIVSSASVASSSNVTSSASSSVSSASSNGSSTSSVTSSSASSSASASSTSVKSSVAASASSSTKFSDSTTNSLTTANKHSISKQKTTTIKVLKPKINTKVYHSSKNVKMVQVTAKNGIYIYDSANQRIKHLKKGAKVAVKSFKQRGTKTIAMGANGTHFTSNKSYVKAVK
- a CDS encoding VOC family protein, with the translated sequence MALQDYFTGLQHVGIPSKDLDKTIAFYKKLGFEEAGLFHNGENRCAFMRYNNLTIETWEGDPVTMKNGAINHFSMNCTDVDKAFEAAKAEGFDMVNDEIQSIPSFWDNGIRFFNILGPNHETIEFCQIV